One region of Candidatus Melainabacteria bacterium genomic DNA includes:
- the infB gene encoding translation initiation factor IF-2: protein MKTTKPRIYDLTRIITKSESDEKVRKQKQSDVAKQIISICEQLGYPVKSASSSVDEELVERIVLALQESGLKLDPSAMIQELKEQKKSKLEKPASQAPPPEPVPVKKQLKIVRRIKPPPPPEEKPTEAPVSELKATETQTTSVNIIQKQEVSQVQEQTIRIQPKKQEQPLLPNLPVQPFRVAKPTMVPSMMGRTKRPSGTRGGHQQKEKEKKETETVATISKPLIVTLTSALSVKELAEKLCLQETEVVKNLFSSGIIKTVNQTIELELAIECAKSLGYEVITEEEAKEEISLQPDISLEAEEDLLPRPPVVTIMGHVDHGKTTLLDAIRKTKFKITEQEAGGITQHIGAYQVEVLDYDNKKRKISFLDTPGHEAFTAMRARGAQVTDIAILVVAADDGVMPQTIEAIDHAKAAGVPIVIALNKIDKEGAQPDRVLGQLAEHDLLIEDYGGKTVCSRISAKKRIDLDDLLTKITLVADAELSYKLRANPGRLAVGAVIEAELSKERGSIAHLLIQNGTLKKGDCLVAGKVAGRVRAMFDDHGKEVEEAPPSMPVEVIGLSDVPRAGDTFQVCKTYQEAKEIAQQNQLKELEKHGSYGLVDFSSKVKEGQVHELKIIIKADVQGSAEAVAKEIIKLSTNEVLVRPVHVGSGNISENDINLAASTNSIVIGFHVVADVNAQKIASEQGIDVRIYDIIYKITEDLEKAVLGLLEPEKEEVKLGVAEVRKIFTFGKGNKIAGAYVTEGKIQRNQIAKVTRGGKLIYQGKIDGLKRFKDDAREVQAGFECGISFQEFNEIEEGDLIECWTIIEKERISLKELAS from the coding sequence ATGAAAACTACTAAACCTCGTATTTATGATTTAACTAGGATTATTACTAAGTCTGAATCTGACGAAAAAGTTCGCAAGCAAAAGCAATCTGATGTAGCAAAACAAATTATCTCTATATGTGAGCAGCTTGGCTATCCTGTAAAAAGTGCATCAAGCTCAGTTGATGAGGAACTAGTAGAAAGAATAGTTTTAGCTTTACAGGAAAGCGGATTAAAGTTAGACCCTTCAGCAATGATTCAAGAACTAAAGGAACAAAAAAAATCAAAACTAGAAAAGCCTGCAAGTCAGGCTCCACCACCAGAACCTGTGCCAGTAAAAAAACAATTAAAAATTGTAAGAAGAATTAAGCCGCCTCCACCACCTGAAGAAAAACCAACAGAAGCACCAGTCAGTGAATTAAAAGCAACTGAGACACAAACTACAAGTGTAAACATAATTCAAAAACAAGAAGTATCTCAAGTACAAGAACAAACAATACGTATCCAACCTAAAAAACAAGAACAACCATTGTTACCAAATTTACCTGTTCAACCTTTCCGTGTAGCAAAACCAACCATGGTGCCTTCTATGATGGGAAGAACTAAAAGACCATCCGGAACAAGGGGTGGACATCAACAAAAAGAGAAAGAAAAGAAAGAAACTGAAACTGTTGCAACTATATCTAAACCTTTGATTGTAACTTTAACTTCAGCATTGTCAGTTAAAGAGCTAGCAGAAAAATTATGCTTACAAGAAACAGAAGTTGTAAAAAATTTATTTTCAAGTGGAATAATAAAAACTGTTAATCAAACGATTGAGCTTGAGCTAGCAATAGAATGTGCAAAATCTTTAGGCTATGAAGTTATAACTGAAGAAGAAGCTAAAGAAGAAATAAGTTTACAGCCAGATATTTCGCTTGAAGCTGAAGAAGATCTTTTACCAAGACCACCAGTAGTAACCATCATGGGGCATGTTGATCATGGTAAAACTACTTTGCTTGATGCTATAAGAAAAACAAAATTTAAGATTACTGAGCAAGAAGCAGGAGGGATTACACAACATATTGGAGCTTATCAAGTTGAAGTATTAGATTATGACAACAAAAAACGTAAGATAAGTTTTCTAGACACACCTGGCCATGAGGCTTTTACTGCGATGAGGGCAAGAGGAGCCCAAGTTACAGATATTGCAATTCTTGTAGTTGCTGCAGATGACGGAGTTATGCCACAGACCATAGAGGCAATTGATCATGCTAAAGCAGCTGGCGTACCTATTGTGATTGCATTAAATAAGATTGATAAAGAAGGTGCTCAGCCAGATCGAGTACTTGGACAGTTAGCAGAACATGATCTTTTAATTGAAGACTATGGTGGTAAAACAGTATGCTCAAGAATTAGTGCGAAAAAAAGAATTGATTTAGATGACTTACTTACAAAAATTACTCTTGTAGCTGATGCAGAACTTTCGTACAAACTTAGAGCAAATCCAGGCCGGCTTGCAGTTGGTGCAGTAATTGAAGCTGAGCTTTCAAAAGAAAGAGGCTCAATAGCTCATCTTTTGATTCAGAATGGAACTCTAAAAAAAGGAGATTGTTTAGTTGCAGGAAAAGTTGCAGGGCGTGTTCGAGCAATGTTTGATGATCATGGAAAAGAAGTAGAAGAAGCACCACCTTCTATGCCAGTTGAAGTAATTGGTTTATCAGATGTACCTCGTGCTGGCGATACTTTCCAGGTCTGTAAAACTTACCAAGAAGCAAAAGAAATTGCACAACAAAATCAATTGAAAGAACTAGAAAAACATGGGTCATATGGACTAGTTGATTTCTCATCTAAGGTAAAAGAAGGTCAAGTACATGAGTTGAAAATTATTATAAAGGCAGATGTGCAGGGTTCAGCTGAAGCTGTTGCAAAAGAAATTATAAAACTTTCAACAAATGAAGTATTAGTTAGACCTGTTCATGTAGGAAGTGGAAACATTTCTGAGAATGATATTAATTTGGCAGCTAGCACAAACTCTATTGTAATTGGGTTTCATGTTGTTGCTGATGTAAATGCTCAAAAGATTGCAAGTGAGCAAGGTATAGATGTTAGGATTTACGATATTATTTATAAAATTACAGAAGATTTAGAGAAAGCAGTTCTAGGATTGCTTGAGCCTGAAAAAGAAGAAGTTAAACTTGGAGTAGCAGAAGTTCGAAAAATATTTACTTTTGGCAAAGGTAATAAAATTGCTGGTGCATATGTAACTGAGGGAAAGATTCAGAGAAATCAAATTGCAAAGGTCACAAGAGGCGGAAAATTAATATATCAAGGTAAAATAGACGGCTTAAAACGCTTTAAGGATGATGCTCGTGAAGTTCAAGCAGGATTTGAATGTGGTATTTCTTTTCAAGAGTTTAATGAAATTGAAGAAGGTGATTTAATTGAATGCTGGACCATTATAGAAAAAGAAAGAATAAGCCTCAAGGAGCTTGCGTCATGA
- a CDS encoding YlxR family protein — protein sequence MKNQNHKNLIRQCITCRKQSTQSDLIRLTKIHDLGSGLEQIILNPNKYQLGRSIYLCKNSDCVNKAIKEKKLQKMLKVPASKLSTIINQLLNFPQPQNLRNEVAV from the coding sequence ATCAAGAACCAGAATCACAAAAATCTAATTAGGCAATGCATTACTTGTCGCAAGCAAAGTACACAGAGTGACCTTATTCGTCTGACTAAGATTCATGATTTGGGATCTGGCCTTGAACAAATTATTTTAAACCCAAACAAATATCAACTTGGCAGATCAATATATTTATGTAAAAATTCAGACTGTGTTAATAAAGCAATTAAAGAAAAAAAACTTCAAAAAATGCTTAAAGTCCCAGCTTCCAAGTTATCAACAATCATTAATCAGCTTTTAAACTTCCCTCAACCTCAAAACCTAAGAAATGAGGTGGCAGTATGA
- the nusA gene encoding transcription termination/antitermination protein NusA, which yields MGVQLIEAAEQLESERNIPKQVFINAICDSILAAYKKKVPDHNIDGVHIQFDEVTGEIGIFAPKTIVETVTNECREIAIAEAKELLPDVVLDEILEIDVTPDDFAEYGRIAAQAAKQIMTQRLREAEKDLVKQEFVGRQGTMMTGQIKRIEILNNGKPNVVVDLGRFEGHIPPREQLPGETYKVGSRIRVYVKELRESGRVPTVIVSHTHEELVKELFELEVPEIDDGTVEIKAIAREAGYRTKIAVHSNDADIDPVGACIGSRGARIQNVVTELRNEKIDVIRWSQDPIDFISNSLSPARIVTVALYDDPTGRRAEVIVPDDQLSLAIGKNGQNVRLAAKLTEWKIDIRSETQIQGQPFGVGAKTTVVLDQKDKDKKEVTEEVITQEPKETKDQEPESQKSN from the coding sequence ATTGGAGTTCAGTTAATAGAGGCAGCAGAACAATTGGAAAGTGAAAGGAATATTCCAAAGCAGGTTTTCATTAATGCTATTTGTGATTCAATTCTTGCTGCATATAAAAAGAAAGTCCCGGATCACAATATTGATGGTGTTCACATCCAGTTTGATGAAGTAACTGGCGAGATTGGTATATTTGCACCAAAGACAATTGTTGAAACAGTTACAAATGAGTGTCGTGAAATTGCAATAGCTGAAGCTAAAGAACTTTTGCCTGATGTAGTACTTGATGAAATACTTGAGATTGATGTTACTCCGGATGATTTTGCTGAATATGGAAGAATAGCTGCTCAAGCTGCAAAGCAAATAATGACTCAACGTTTAAGAGAAGCTGAAAAAGATTTAGTAAAACAAGAATTTGTTGGTCGTCAAGGAACAATGATGACAGGCCAAATCAAGAGAATTGAAATTTTAAACAACGGAAAACCAAACGTTGTTGTTGACCTTGGACGGTTTGAAGGTCATATACCCCCGAGAGAACAGTTGCCTGGTGAGACTTATAAAGTAGGTTCAAGAATAAGGGTTTATGTAAAGGAATTAAGAGAATCAGGTAGAGTCCCTACTGTTATTGTTTCTCATACTCATGAAGAGTTAGTTAAAGAGTTGTTTGAACTTGAAGTACCTGAAATAGATGATGGAACAGTTGAGATCAAAGCAATTGCTAGAGAAGCAGGATACAGAACTAAAATTGCAGTTCATTCAAACGATGCTGACATTGATCCTGTTGGTGCTTGTATTGGCAGCAGGGGTGCAAGAATTCAAAATGTTGTAACAGAACTAAGAAATGAAAAAATTGATGTCATCAGATGGTCTCAGGATCCTATTGACTTTATTTCTAATTCTTTAAGTCCAGCAAGAATTGTAACTGTTGCTTTGTACGATGACCCTACTGGAAGACGTGCAGAAGTAATTGTACCTGATGATCAATTAAGTCTAGCTATTGGGAAAAACGGACAAAATGTCAGGTTAGCAGCTAAGCTAACTGAATGGAAAATTGACATAAGAAGTGAAACTCAAATCCAAGGCCAGCCATTTGGTGTTGGAGCAAAGACCACTGTTGTTTTAGACCAAAAAGATAAAGATAAAAAAGAAGTAACTGAAGAAGTAATAACACAAGAACCCAAGGAGACCAAAGATCAAGAACCAGAATCACAAAAATCTAATTAG
- the nusG gene encoding transcription termination/antitermination factor NusG, translated as MLKSKQARKPQTRNWYVVQTASGHENKVKEHIEKRIKTLSADDKIFNVIVPEKDVTKIHDGKRVQKKEREFPGYVLIEMIMDDSTWRIIKDTPGVTRFIGANKQPLAVPPSEVRRILRKSQVFTKTKEGKKIIDVIVGESVKIQSGPFEDFIGEITEINEERETVKALVSIFGRSTPVELSFDQIAKL; from the coding sequence ATGCTAAAGTCAAAACAAGCACGAAAACCACAAACAAGAAATTGGTATGTTGTTCAAACTGCCTCAGGCCATGAGAACAAGGTAAAAGAACATATTGAGAAACGAATAAAGACTCTAAGTGCTGATGACAAGATTTTTAATGTAATAGTACCTGAAAAAGATGTTACTAAGATTCATGATGGTAAAAGAGTCCAGAAAAAAGAACGTGAATTCCCGGGGTATGTATTAATTGAAATGATTATGGATGATAGTACCTGGAGAATAATTAAAGATACTCCAGGTGTAACAAGATTTATTGGTGCAAATAAACAACCACTTGCTGTCCCACCATCAGAGGTAAGAAGAATTCTAAGAAAGAGCCAAGTGTTTACAAAGACAAAAGAAGGCAAAAAGATTATTGATGTTATTGTTGGTGAATCAGTAAAAATCCAGTCAGGGCCGTTTGAGGATTTTATTGGTGAGATAACTGAAATTAATGAAGAAAGAGAAACAGTTAAAGCATTGGTAAGTATTTTTGGAAGATCAACACCAGTTGAATTATCTTTTGATCAAATAGCAAAATTATAA
- the secE gene encoding preprotein translocase subunit SecE gives MAIAMSEKETDNGKVEIETKPFNLKQFLSEVKSEFLKITWPSREQTTTEFFSVMLLVAIITGIIFAMDKVFKLVADFFTGRLF, from the coding sequence ATGGCAATAGCAATGAGTGAGAAAGAGACTGATAATGGAAAGGTCGAGATAGAGACTAAACCTTTTAACCTTAAGCAGTTTTTGTCTGAGGTTAAAAGTGAGTTTTTAAAAATAACCTGGCCTTCAAGAGAACAAACTACTACAGAGTTTTTCTCTGTAATGCTGCTAGTAGCTATAATTACTGGTATTATTTTTGCTATGGATAAGGTTTTTAAGTTAGTTGCTGACTTTTTTACTGGTAGACTTTTTTAA
- a CDS encoding response regulator transcription factor encodes MDKNKIRLMLVEDHVLTRIGLKVSLEKYPNLDVVAETANGREAIELAKEKIPDLIIMDIGLVELDGIEATKRIKEANPNIKVIMLTSHESKREVLASLASGADGYCLKDTSPEQLITAIESVYEGNAWLSSQVAEKVLRNIYGKDISQIEQIAKSSVVNIPTGPLSDREFEVLKLIVDGKSNQEIADKLFITLATVKTHVRSILNKLSVDDRTQAAVKAMREGLVSF; translated from the coding sequence ATGGATAAAAATAAAATTAGATTAATGCTTGTCGAGGATCATGTTCTAACAAGAATTGGTCTTAAGGTTTCACTTGAAAAATATCCAAACCTTGATGTTGTTGCAGAAACTGCAAATGGAAGAGAAGCAATTGAACTGGCAAAGGAAAAAATTCCTGACTTGATTATTATGGACATTGGTCTAGTGGAACTTGATGGTATTGAAGCTACTAAAAGAATCAAAGAAGCAAACCCAAATATAAAAGTAATCATGTTAACAAGTCATGAATCTAAAAGAGAAGTATTAGCAAGCTTAGCTAGCGGAGCCGATGGTTATTGTTTAAAGGATACCTCACCTGAGCAATTAATTACAGCAATAGAGTCAGTGTATGAAGGAAATGCATGGCTTTCAAGCCAGGTTGCTGAGAAGGTTTTAAGAAATATTTATGGGAAAGATATAAGTCAAATCGAACAAATAGCAAAGTCTTCTGTTGTAAATATCCCGACAGGTCCTTTGTCGGATCGAGAATTTGAAGTTTTAAAGCTTATTGTAGATGGTAAAAGTAACCAAGAAATTGCTGACAAGCTTTTTATAACCTTAGCTACTGTAAAAACACATGTACGTAGTATTTTAAATAAACTAAGTGTTGATGACAGAACACAAGCAGCAGTAAAAGCAATGAGAGAAGGTCTGGTTAGTTTTTGA
- a CDS encoding CBS domain-containing protein has product MRVKDIMNQDPRVLSEDETIFNASKFMRQQKIRNLPVIDKNKKLVGLVTYREIIDSLSGNSDMILVKDAMVKQVTAVGPETPLKGAIEIMLINKFGCLPVVDNDRKLIGLITETDLLKTLYDVSTLPSDFYQFK; this is encoded by the coding sequence ATGAGAGTCAAAGACATAATGAATCAGGATCCAAGAGTGCTTTCTGAAGATGAAACAATTTTTAATGCTTCAAAATTTATGAGACAACAAAAAATAAGAAATCTTCCAGTCATTGATAAAAATAAAAAACTAGTTGGACTTGTAACTTACAGAGAAATAATTGATTCATTAAGTGGTAACTCAGATATGATCTTAGTAAAAGATGCAATGGTAAAACAAGTCACAGCTGTTGGACCAGAAACACCACTTAAAGGTGCAATAGAAATAATGCTGATCAACAAATTTGGCTGCTTACCAGTTGTAGATAATGACAGAAAGCTTATAGGTTTAATAACTGAGACTGACTTACTAAAAACTCTTTATGATGTCTCAACTCTACCAAGTGATTTTTATCAATTTAAATAA
- a CDS encoding PAS domain S-box protein, whose product MENLTDEKRLRLLIEAQPISMIMTDITGKITFINKRTETLFGYTQDELIDQNIEMLVPKRFRKTHSEYTVSFFKEPQARPMGAGRDLVGIHKDGREILIEIGLTPIKTEEGQFVLASIIDITERKHLEELLKQKTIELERSNKELEHFAFVASHDLQEPLRQIISFSDLLNKKYHNVIDEKADTYLHYMHDSALRMRMLIKDILELSRVTTKALPFKPVNLETVVHQVINDLEVKIKEKHGKVEISNLPTINAEENQMRQLFQNLISNSLKFSKKNISPHIIIESKNISNGKIEIKVQDNGIGFDKKDTERIFQLFQRLHTNEEYEGTGVGLAICKKIMEYHNGKITACSQVGKGTTFILSFPSSTIF is encoded by the coding sequence ATGGAGAATTTAACAGACGAAAAACGTCTTCGTCTTCTTATAGAAGCTCAGCCAATTTCAATGATAATGACTGATATAACAGGTAAGATTACTTTTATAAACAAACGAACAGAAACATTGTTTGGCTATACTCAAGATGAATTGATAGATCAAAATATTGAGATGTTAGTACCTAAACGTTTTCGCAAGACACACTCTGAATATACTGTTTCTTTCTTTAAGGAACCACAAGCAAGACCAATGGGAGCTGGAAGAGATTTAGTTGGCATTCATAAAGATGGCAGAGAAATCTTAATAGAAATAGGACTTACTCCAATAAAGACTGAGGAAGGACAATTTGTACTAGCATCAATCATTGATATTACTGAACGAAAACATTTAGAAGAGTTACTGAAACAAAAAACCATAGAATTAGAACGTTCAAATAAAGAACTAGAACATTTTGCATTTGTTGCTTCCCATGACCTACAAGAGCCGCTACGACAAATAATTTCGTTTAGTGATTTATTAAACAAGAAATATCACAATGTAATAGACGAAAAAGCAGATACGTACCTGCACTATATGCATGATAGTGCACTTAGAATGAGGATGCTTATTAAAGATATACTTGAATTATCGCGAGTAACTACTAAAGCACTTCCTTTTAAACCAGTTAATTTAGAAACAGTAGTACATCAAGTAATAAATGACCTTGAAGTAAAAATTAAAGAAAAACATGGCAAGGTAGAAATTAGTAATTTACCAACTATCAATGCTGAAGAAAATCAAATGAGACAGCTTTTTCAAAACTTAATATCAAACTCATTAAAGTTTTCTAAAAAAAATATTTCACCTCACATAATAATAGAAAGTAAAAACATAAGTAATGGAAAAATAGAAATTAAAGTACAGGATAATGGAATTGGTTTTGACAAAAAAGATACAGAAAGAATATTCCAGCTTTTTCAAAGATTACATACAAATGAAGAATATGAAGGAACAGGAGTAGGGCTTGCCATATGTAAAAAAATTATGGAGTATCATAATGGCAAAATTACTGCTTGTAGTCAAGTTGGTAAAGGGACAACTTTTATACTTAGTTTTCCCTCATCTACAATTTTTTAA
- a CDS encoding response regulator produces MSGNFINKLASLGNKPTEVLLIEDNSKDAAFISELLHSNEQCKFNVTRVDRLKYGFEYLDKKDFDVVLLDLTLPDSLGFDTLKSLKDRIPKVPILILTGSVLKREEMRHCIKDASGYLVKGYVDSNGLSCSILSALNENSFAYQNQTMQPA; encoded by the coding sequence ATGAGTGGTAATTTTATAAACAAACTTGCATCATTAGGTAATAAACCTACTGAAGTGTTGTTAATAGAAGATAATTCCAAAGACGCGGCCTTTATATCTGAACTTTTGCATAGCAATGAACAGTGCAAGTTTAATGTTACTCGTGTTGATAGACTGAAATATGGTTTTGAATATCTTGACAAAAAGGATTTTGATGTTGTCCTTTTAGATCTTACTTTACCAGACAGTCTTGGTTTTGATACACTTAAAAGTTTAAAGGATAGAATTCCTAAAGTGCCTATATTGATATTAACTGGATCTGTTTTAAAGCGTGAAGAGATGAGGCATTGTATAAAAGATGCAAGTGGTTATTTAGTAAAAGGCTACGTAGATAGTAATGGCTTGTCATGCAGTATATTGTCAGCTCTTAATGAAAACTCTTTTGCTTACCAGAATCAAACCATGCAGCCTGCTTAG
- a CDS encoding PAS domain S-box protein, whose protein sequence is MAAQLTIQERTREELIKELKVLRAQLAVFEEEKAIRIKAEEEYRKMHERFTGIYNSSKDAIGYATLSGTLIDVNESFSKLTGYTKEELLGRKYQDLTPCEYYEYEAKIIERILQTGKPEEYEKEYIRKDGTRVPILLTVFIVRGEDKEPISLAAIIKDITEQKKIEGANKKLETELARRAEDLESQLASLVEYSADGIIATTLEGKIVSWNPSAERIYGYLVSEAIGKHISIVMPPEHQDIITEIVEKLKSGQRTVQYEAKRIRKDGKEIYVSADLAPIKDSKGDITAICAIIRDITEKKLSEELHLLLASIIESSSDAIFSIASDGTILSWNHAAEYIYGYSTKDIKGKHCSILVPQEKEEELPMISKIIKEGEYLENYETVRMKKDGTRINISLTVFPIKDASGKITGTSVIVRDITKSKQLQQEFEKIKLVQEHQKEISDLEDLANKPNGDILTQLYGFVPLSQSFPLLFMEIVEKYEDLLELEIQNKSEKNNKKYSDEINFIAKQLGILKASPKDVLEVHANVLKKRSRELSSEKAKDYTEISRKMVIELMGHLVSYYRSLSITTKQAAWFDSGKQKSFH, encoded by the coding sequence ATGGCAGCACAACTAACTATTCAAGAGAGAACAAGAGAAGAATTAATAAAAGAACTAAAAGTTTTAAGAGCACAACTTGCAGTTTTTGAAGAAGAAAAAGCTATAAGAATAAAAGCTGAAGAAGAATACAGAAAAATGCATGAGCGTTTTACTGGAATTTATAATTCTTCAAAAGATGCTATTGGCTATGCAACTTTAAGCGGGACTTTAATAGATGTCAATGAATCTTTTTCTAAATTAACAGGCTACACCAAAGAAGAATTGTTAGGTAGAAAATATCAGGATCTTACTCCTTGTGAGTATTATGAATACGAAGCTAAAATAATTGAAAGAATTCTACAGACAGGTAAACCTGAAGAATATGAAAAAGAATATATAAGAAAAGATGGAACACGTGTCCCTATTTTGCTTACAGTCTTTATTGTAAGGGGTGAAGACAAAGAGCCAATTAGTCTTGCAGCTATTATTAAAGACATTACTGAACAAAAAAAGATAGAGGGGGCTAATAAGAAATTAGAAACTGAATTAGCCCGGAGAGCTGAAGATTTAGAATCACAGTTAGCTTCTCTTGTAGAATATTCTGCTGATGGAATTATAGCGACAACTCTTGAGGGCAAAATTGTTAGTTGGAATCCAAGTGCAGAAAGAATATATGGCTACTTAGTAAGTGAAGCTATTGGAAAACATATTTCAATTGTTATGCCACCTGAACATCAAGATATAATCACTGAAATTGTTGAAAAACTAAAAAGTGGCCAGCGTACAGTTCAATATGAAGCAAAAAGAATAAGAAAAGATGGAAAAGAGATTTATGTCTCAGCAGACTTAGCTCCAATAAAGGATTCTAAGGGAGATATAACTGCAATATGTGCAATTATTAGAGATATTACTGAAAAAAAACTTTCCGAAGAACTACACTTGCTTTTAGCATCTATCATTGAATCTTCAAGTGATGCGATTTTTAGCATCGCATCTGACGGTACTATATTAAGCTGGAACCATGCTGCTGAATATATTTATGGCTATAGTACAAAAGACATAAAAGGAAAGCATTGTTCAATTTTAGTACCACAAGAAAAAGAAGAAGAATTACCTATGATTTCTAAAATCATAAAAGAAGGTGAATATCTTGAAAATTATGAAACAGTCAGAATGAAAAAAGATGGCACTAGAATAAATATTTCATTAACTGTATTTCCTATAAAAGATGCTTCAGGAAAAATTACAGGAACATCAGTTATAGTACGTGACATCACTAAAAGCAAGCAACTTCAACAAGAGTTTGAAAAAATAAAATTAGTTCAAGAGCATCAAAAAGAAATAAGCGATCTTGAAGATTTAGCAAATAAACCTAATGGTGATATTTTGACTCAGTTATATGGGTTTGTACCATTAAGTCAGTCTTTCCCACTACTTTTTATGGAGATAGTTGAAAAATACGAAGATTTATTAGAATTAGAAATTCAAAACAAGTCAGAAAAAAATAATAAAAAATACTCAGACGAAATAAATTTTATTGCTAAGCAACTAGGCATACTTAAAGCTAGCCCAAAAGATGTATTAGAGGTTCATGCAAATGTACTAAAAAAAAGAAGTAGGGAACTTTCATCTGAAAAAGCAAAAGACTACACTGAAATAAGTAGAAAGATGGTTATTGAATTAATGGGACATCTAGTATCTTATTATCGAAGTTTGTCAATTACTACTAAGCAGGCTGCATGGTTTGATTCTGGTAAGCAAAAGAGTTTTCATTAA